The following proteins come from a genomic window of Salvia hispanica cultivar TCC Black 2014 chromosome 4, UniMelb_Shisp_WGS_1.0, whole genome shotgun sequence:
- the LOC125219211 gene encoding phosphatidylinositol:ceramide inositolphosphotransferase 1-like isoform X2, translated as MSLYIGREASKLWKRICTEASTEIALLGENWKYILGGLIFQYIHGLAARGVHYLHRPGPTLQDLGFFLLPELGPEKAYMSETVFSIIFLSFILWTFHPFFSKSKKIFTVLIWCRVLAFLVACQTLRIITFYSTQLPGPNYHCREGSKLARLPRPDNILEVLLINFPRGVLYGCGDLIFSSHMIFSLVFVRTFHKYGIHRFVKNCAWLTVVAQSLLIIASRKHYTVDVVVAWYTVNLVVFFVDKKLPELPDRSSSSMSQLLPLSKDTRIRDEHHRPLSGSSGDSSDWRPRTQINGKNTEEGYNESDLSSA; from the exons ATGTCGCTTTACATTGGTCGCGAGGCTTCAAAG TTATGGAAGAGAATTTGTACAGAGGCCTCAACAGAAATCGCTCTTCTCGGTGAAAATTGGAAGTATATTTTAGGTGGACTCATATTTCAG TACATCCATGGACTGGCAGCTCGAGGagttcattatttacataGGCCTGGTCCGACACTTCAAGATCTAGGCTTCTTTCTTCTTCCA GAGCTTGGGCCGGAGAAAGCTTACATGAGTGAAACTGTATTTagcattatttttttgtctttcATCTTG TGGACTTTTCATCCTTTCTTCTCAAAGAGCAAGAAAATCTTTACTGTTTTGATATGGTGCAGGGTACTAGCGTTCTTAGTT GCTTGTCAAACCCTGAGGATAATAACTTTTTATTCGACACAGCTACCCGGTCCAAATTATCACTGCCGAGAA GGCTCGAAGCTTGCTAGGCTGCCTCGCCCTGATAATATTTTAGAAgttctattaattaatt TTCCTCGCGGAGTGCTTTATGGCTGTGGCGATCTAATATTTTCATCCCACATGATATTCTCTCTCGTCTTTGTGCGCACATTCCATAAATATGGCATTCATAG ATTTGTAAAGAATTGTGCTTGGTTGACTGTGGTGGCTCAGAGCTTATTGATTATTGCTTCGCGTAAGCATTACACCGTTGATGTTGTTGTAGCATG GTACACCGTGAATTTGGTGGTGTTCTTCGTAGACAAGAAATTGCCAG AACTGCCCGATCGCTCGAGTAGCTCCATGTCGCAGTTGCTTCCACTGAGCAAAGACACAAGGATAAGAGACGAGCACCATAGACCCTTGAGTGGTAGCTCTGGGGATTCCTCCGACTGG AGACCGCGGACACAAATAAATGGAAAGAATACGGAAGAAGGATACAATGAATCAGATCTAAGCAGTGCATAG
- the LOC125219211 gene encoding phosphatidylinositol:ceramide inositolphosphotransferase 1-like isoform X1 has protein sequence MALLLAVVNTQDVALHWSRGFKEASTEIALLGENWKYILGGLIFQYIHGLAARGVHYLHRPGPTLQDLGFFLLPELGPEKAYMSETVFSIIFLSFILWTFHPFFSKSKKIFTVLIWCRVLAFLVACQTLRIITFYSTQLPGPNYHCREGSKLARLPRPDNILEVLLINFPRGVLYGCGDLIFSSHMIFSLVFVRTFHKYGIHRFVKNCAWLTVVAQSLLIIASRKHYTVDVVVAWYTVNLVVFFVDKKLPELPDRSSSSMSQLLPLSKDTRIRDEHHRPLSGSSGDSSDWRPRTQINGKNTEEGYNESDLSSA, from the exons ATGGCGCTTCTGCTGGCCGTCGTTAATACCCAAGATGTCGCTTTACATTGGTCGCGAGGCTTCAAAG AGGCCTCAACAGAAATCGCTCTTCTCGGTGAAAATTGGAAGTATATTTTAGGTGGACTCATATTTCAG TACATCCATGGACTGGCAGCTCGAGGagttcattatttacataGGCCTGGTCCGACACTTCAAGATCTAGGCTTCTTTCTTCTTCCA GAGCTTGGGCCGGAGAAAGCTTACATGAGTGAAACTGTATTTagcattatttttttgtctttcATCTTG TGGACTTTTCATCCTTTCTTCTCAAAGAGCAAGAAAATCTTTACTGTTTTGATATGGTGCAGGGTACTAGCGTTCTTAGTT GCTTGTCAAACCCTGAGGATAATAACTTTTTATTCGACACAGCTACCCGGTCCAAATTATCACTGCCGAGAA GGCTCGAAGCTTGCTAGGCTGCCTCGCCCTGATAATATTTTAGAAgttctattaattaatt TTCCTCGCGGAGTGCTTTATGGCTGTGGCGATCTAATATTTTCATCCCACATGATATTCTCTCTCGTCTTTGTGCGCACATTCCATAAATATGGCATTCATAG ATTTGTAAAGAATTGTGCTTGGTTGACTGTGGTGGCTCAGAGCTTATTGATTATTGCTTCGCGTAAGCATTACACCGTTGATGTTGTTGTAGCATG GTACACCGTGAATTTGGTGGTGTTCTTCGTAGACAAGAAATTGCCAG AACTGCCCGATCGCTCGAGTAGCTCCATGTCGCAGTTGCTTCCACTGAGCAAAGACACAAGGATAAGAGACGAGCACCATAGACCCTTGAGTGGTAGCTCTGGGGATTCCTCCGACTGG AGACCGCGGACACAAATAAATGGAAAGAATACGGAAGAAGGATACAATGAATCAGATCTAAGCAGTGCATAG